Genomic window (Daucus carota subsp. sativus chromosome 5, DH1 v3.0, whole genome shotgun sequence):
TCAGAACCTATACTAGAATTAGAAATTAGAACCGTAGACATCCgtcagatttatttaaaatctatggCTGTGATCTAAAGggcatatatattaaatcatttaATATCTCCCCTCATTAAAGCACacattatattttacattatattaggtaataaattatatatcatatctcACTATTTCAGGAAATATATCACACATGATATAATTATAGTATACCATTGCAGCATATCTAATTAAGTAatagataaaaaaatcaaatcaattcatAAATATACTATGGTATATCATTGCAGTATATTTAAGTTACGgatgagcacgattggatagcccaagtgatgggtttatcctctgttgtcccgggagacctgggttcgactctggctcacccgaaAAGTATTaaaacagatactaatttgtaaggcatataagtctgcattgtcaaaaaaaaaaaagttacggataaaataatgaattcacTAATTATTTCATTTCGGCTTATATCGTGTTTCTGAATTGAatctattattttatctattactTACATATACTGCAATGGTATATACTATGGTTATGTTATTTTTGTATTAGTTTGACAATAGTGTAAgagtataatttatgatatactGCAAtagtattttttgttttaatgaaTATATGACATAAAAATAGAGTATACTGCagcaatatataataattatatattgctGCAGTATAATCTATTTACAAAATAGAGTATACTGCagcaatatataataattataattaaaactaaaactagtTAAGGTAAGTAAGTCATTTTATTTAAAGTGATTAGTTAATGGTCataaatatgtacatatttaATGCATATAGTACTTcgtaattaaatgtaatttcaaTCTCAACCATATAATATACTTAGATCTAATGGTCCTTAGcgagttctaagttctaacaaTAACTTGGTTCTATCTCGAAcctgaccctatatatatatatatatatatatatatatatatatatatatatatatatatatatatatattaggattttagtacatttaatccgaatttagtacacgtagatttaaaaattaaaaaatcagaaaattctaatattttccaaacatagccgatcgtgtaatacgtttgaaagatttagtaatgtaatcaatcgaatttcaacgtaattttgtaatcttggtttgaattatatgaaggttcttgttaaaaaaagatattcaaaattgtatatttataattttatttataacatcattataatttttttaatgaagtacgtattatatgataatgtattgtcatgagtgtttttagtatttgaaactatttataatactaatagacttcacatttgtagacttgtagtaccaaaaggagagtaccaaaccaaaaaatataactaaaaccttggactagaaattatacccatgttggcttattacagtatatagtatagataaacactattacatccactatctcaaatctattactccctccgtttcaatttacatgtccattttcaagataactttttgtttcaaattacttgtccacttcaactttcaatgcaaaattatatttcctaagtcaattctcctccacatatctcttatttatattttctagatcaatctcacaccacatattatgctcatttaatacaattaattagtgaacaaccacttttcttaaactgtgtgattttttgaaagtggacatctaatttgaaacggagggagtattaaatataaacggGTTCCACCACTAtatccacttttcatctaacattactcatttcttatacaatttcttggtctccgtgtcccaaccatttgtatacaaatggctgggacggatggagtatgTGTTTATAGACATTCCGTAAAATATaacttatacatatattattaatttcaaGATATGAGTTGTGCGagtaatactctctccgtctctctGAACAGTTTACGTACATTATTTGCACacattttgagatttttataaaatatagttccataattttttttaattttttttcttgaataaaaattaaaatatcgacaaacatgccaaaaataacataataaaaatgaagGGACCGAGGGAGTAATAGTTAAGAATTTAATATTAGTTTGTGTGAATTCAGTGGTCGAGACGACGAGACCACCAGAATAACAAAAATATAGGAAACAAATTTCAGAAATACAAGACCAGTAAATAAAGTGAAAGTGTGAAACAAAACCATGAAAACCACAGAAACAGTCTCAGCCGTCCGATGAAACCCACGAAAATGAAAGCACCACGTGTACGGACAAAAACTGAAGATTACCATAAGAACACATGATAGTACATGCATACATACGAGACCTCTCAACTCCCCCATTCCCATTTCAGGGCACCACTTTCTCGTCCAGTAACAAACCCAGCTATCATTACTCTCTCTCatcacacacactctctctctagAAAGAAAACCCTAGTAGGACGATGGCGGTGGGAAGAGGAGCGAGAACGGAGAAGAAGATAGCGTACGACGAGAAGCTGTGCAAGCTGCTGGATATTTATAACCAGATACTTATTGTGGGGGTTGATAATGTTGGGTCGAATCAGTTGCAGGGGATCAGGGCTGGGTTGAGGGGTGATTCTATCATTTTGATGGGGAAGAATACGATGATGAAGAGGTCTATTCGTGTTCATGCTGAGAAGACCGGAAATACTGCCATTCTTAGCCTCATTCCTCTCCTTGTGGTACTTGCGCTTCATTCATCTGATATGTGTCACCTTacacttctctctctctctctctctctctctctctctctctctctctccctccctctctccctccctctctccctccccatctccctctccctctccctctcccctccatccctctccctctctccccctctcttcctctctctctctctctttctcactCACTCAGTGGCTCTGTCTTACAAACACACTTGTTACTTTTATTACTGTCATTATGGAACAGTACATACAGTTgtgataattatttttgactACTATTTTGGAGGtcttaagaaaaaaatttaaacagagGGTTGTTTAGATCTGGATTGTTATGGAAggattctatatattattttttggtttTGTAGAATTATGAGAGGTTCCGATTTATGACATATTGATTGTTATTTGTGGCCTGTGGGAATCTGTAGTTCTGTAAACAGAGAATGATGAAATTAATTCATATCGTGTTAAaagtttattataatatgtgaTGCGAGATTAATTACTTCCTTAAATATTTAGTAAGGACGTTTGTtggtattttaatatatttttcattattttccgGAGTTGCGATCTGTAAGAATGGAACTAATATTTGTTAATACGGCTCTGTTTATGATACAGGGAAATGTGGGTTTGATATTTACCAAGGGTGATCTGAAGGAAGTGAGTGATGAAATTGCCAAATATAAGGTATGTACATTGATGCTTTAATATGGTAGCTGTCAGTCTGTGAGTTTGTGAATATTATTctaacatatttattattttttctacaAGTTcttgtatgattattattcctTGTACAACAACAAAGTTGATGTGTGTTGCTTCAGTTATTTATCTACACACATGTCTTTGTTTCATTTCCTTGTACCGCAAACAGATGGCCCCTCCACCTATGATATTCTGCACACTTGTATGGTTATACAATAATCTTATACGGAAGATGTTCCAAGTAGAATCATCAAGTAATTTTTTCTTTATGTTAGGCATCTTCAGATGTTATTTAACTATTGGAAGTTGGAAAGTTGAGAAAGTAAATTTCTCAACATATCGTATCTGATTCCAGTAACATATAATCAATATTGTGATGGATATGAGAATGACATGTGCAGTTCTGTGATTATTGTTAATGTGTCTGAGTTTATCATCAAACTCTGAGTTCTGTAATTTTGTAAAGTGGACCTGATTTTAACAGACGGAACTGTAACAATGAAAATTGCTCCAACTTTTCTAATAAGCGGttcaaataattttatcattatGAGGGGAACACCTTTTGTGGATGATCTGTGATCATCAATGTTTTGTTTCAAAATGTTTAATTTTACTACTCGGGGACTAGCCTttactaattttatattatacttcTACAGAAGAAGTGTGTAAAACTACTTTACACTTGCTTGGAAGAATCCAGTATATTTAGTTTATTCAATCTTAGTAATTAAGGATGTGAGTAGTCTCTTGTGTTGACATATGGTAGTCAGCATGTTTTAGACTTCATTTTCACTATCTGTCCATCTTGAAAATGCTTGCTTCATCAGGTTGGAGCTCCTGCACGTGTTGGCCTCATTGCTCAAATTGATGTCGTTGTGCCCCCTGGAAACACAGGGCTTGATCCATCCCAGACATCCTTCTTTCAGGTTATTTTGCTGATGTAAGTAGTTAGAAACAGAATTGCTCAATGTGACTGCTATAACATTGCTTCTACATTTCCAGGTGCTTAATATTCCCACTAAAATCAACAAAGGGACGGTGGAGATAACAACAAACGTGGATCTGATCAAGAAGGGGGACAAGGTTGGGTCCTCTGAAGCTGCCCTTCTGTCAAAGCTTGGTCTGAGGCCCTTTTCATATGGCCTAATTGTGAAGTCAGCTTATGACAATGGCTCTGTCCTTAGTCCAGATATTCTTGAACTCACTGAAGATGATGTTGCACTTAAGTTTGCAAATGCGTTGGCAAATGTTGCTGCTGTTGCCCTTTCTATTTCCTACCCAAGTATTGCTGCAGCACCATCCATGTTCATCAATGCCTACAAAAATGTCTTGGCTTTGAGTGTGGCAACAGATTATACTTTCAAGCAGGCTGAGAAAATAAAGGAGTTTTTGAAGGTCAGTAATTGAAGTGAAACTAAAATAccagttatatattatttgtccGAGGCAATGTTCAAGTATGCCCTGTCTTTCTCCAAGTTAAAAACGAGTTTCCTACAAACTCATTATTAGCAGTCTGGCTACCAAATATATTTCTCCACACTATCAAAGTTTATCGTATTGTTTTGTTTATCCTAGCTGGGAATGATAAATCATTTTGAATATTTGACTTCTCAGGATCCTTCTAAGTTTGCTAGCACTGTGGCTGCGACTGCTGCTCCATCTGGTGGTCAGGCAGCTCCTGCAAAGGAGGAAGCTAAGAAGGAAGAACCAGAAGAGGAGTCAGATGATGATCTGGTGTCTGGTTTGTTCGATTAAGATGAGTCTAGTCGTTTTGCTAATGACACTCGAATGCTGAGAGAGTTTAGTAGTCATATGTCTAAAGACAATCTGCTTTGCTTGCTTTTGTAAGACCTTATTCCTATGCTTTGTTTAACGTTTGAATCTGCTGGATGCTAGGAAGTAGGAACGTTCCAAGTTGTTGGCCGTTTAAGTTCCAAATCTGCCGAGGGTTAAATAATCTTCTGAACATTTAGATGCTTGCTAAAACCTCTAATTCTCTCTGGTTTTCATATGACCCTAGTTGTTATCAAGAGTTCTAAATCTACCCCATGCTAAGAAAATAAGAGTTCTCTGAGATCTGCTGGATTATTTTACTTTTAGTTAAGTGTGAAATCTACTAGGAATGGGCATAAATAtggatttgttttaaaaaaaaataaaaaaaatcttctcTCTTAAAGATTTTTCAAggcttctgtcaaaaaaaaaaaagaggaatttTCATGGCTGGATATGCCATATTTGTCGGATGTAATTATCAGTAAATATCAAAGTTTGACCCTCAAGAATGATTGTAACAAAGGTCAGATACTACTAATTTTTAGATATCAAATTTttgttgatggatttttttttatgaaagggTTACAGAAAAGTGATCATCAATGtgtatcttaaaaaaaaatcatattagtAATCATGGTCATTGGAAGGCCAATTTGTCCTGTTTGGGTAGATAACATAACTTTTTTGTAAAAAGCTCttacaaaattatttgataaatttaaaattagttttttaaataatatttttttcaaaagctgcttttagagaAATTAAGTCCTcacatatttttcaaaagaattaTCAAACAATTTATCAGAAATCtaaaaatacttattttaacTCGCATTTTTTTAACCATATAGTAAAACTGTTGGGTGTTCCATTCTGGGACAACTAAACCTTATTTCTTAACATCTTTGTTTGTAAATTTCATAGTATcaagcagtgttctaaaagtcggcgattaatcgggattaatcgccgattaatcgttGTTCGGTCGGCtaccgtctcgattaagcgttaatcggtgaaaaaatcgttttttataaaaatcgggattaatcggttaaaagtcgggattaatcggaaaaagtcggtcaaaaatcggtgaatttaaaaaaaattaaataaaaagcaatttatttttaaaattttaaatttaattttaaataaaacaaaagtcACGGAAATGACACataaattaaagttgtttttattacctttcattctttcattagctcccaaactctaattacataaatttgcaaTATCTTTTTTCGCAAattcaatcaaattcaagtttatatatgagatgactCGACTTTTATcatgttttgtgttataaaaaatcatcaattcatttgattttataagactataaatttatattatatataattatataaatatatatataattaaaaaaataatattaaattgattacgattaatgatccgattaatcactccgattaatctccgattatccgattaatcgctggacggtgccttcaccgactaagtccgatttccgctttttacaacactggtatCAAGTAATAAGTAGATGTTAAAAGATTTTTTGTCAACAATAAACGAAATTTCCGAAACTAGCAATGTTAGAttcaaatgtattttatagGGACTTTTAAAGTCACATGCTAGTGTTTAGCCAAATTTGACATAGGGGGCTGTATCCACTTACCTTGTCACTTGTCAAAAATAAGCTCAGCAAGATAAATCAAAACTTAACTTCGTATAAATTGAATAATTGACATGTTTACATAATAAAAGCAACATATTGTGTAAATTAAATTCTGAGGTTCTACATCACTATCTCGTATAGTCGATTCGACCATGTGATTACAATCTCTATCTGTATATTCAAATGCAATTACTAAATTGCAAGTCTTACTATGTGTGTAGGCTGTAGCTAACATCTATTCTTGATTTCTGATCTAACGATAATTGGTTGAAGCATCAGCAGAGTTAGAATGGCTGGACTCATCTACCTTGAAACCACAGGCTTAGCACCTATTACCTGCATATCGTGCAAAAAAGTTAAACTAGGCATCTCTGTGATCAATGGAGCAGTCCACACAGGAAAGCGGACTTTGCATTATAGGTGGAGCAAATTCTTTTCCTCAAATTATAAGAGCAGGACACTGCACACATGCATTTTAATACCTTAATATCATTCTGAATCTACATCATTCTGATCAACCTATTTATTTGTAATGGTAACTAGTATTTTCCTACTATATCATGCATTCTGTCAAACTAGCACCTAGTGCCTAAAATCCTATATAGATGTCAAATGGACTCAACTAGTAAATTGTATATCATTTTACAAAAACAGTTGGAGAATATACAAAAAAATTCATGCATGACTTTATTTCATGATggattatacaaaaaaaataaaaaaatacacgGGAATGATCTCTAACCATTTTAAACAGATGCTTCAAAGGCGCCACAAATTGACTGTTGAGAACATTGCAATAGTTTATTGAAGACAATTTCGGAAGTAGCGAACACCCTGTTTCAGATACTTAATGAGTGAACACAATAATATTTGCTAACTGTGCGCAATGAAAATATTAAGGAAAAAGAAACTCAAGAAAAAGATACAAGTAGATTGACCATGACTCCATGAGTGCACAAATAGGATACCAAATAAGTTTGTTATACCTGCAATGCAAAAGTAATGTCTGCTTCATCTATCTTTAGTGAAACTCGTCTCAATTTTTCTTCTCGAGATTGACCAAGCTTAAGAATACCCTGCACGTCAAATGATCTATCATATATTTACCATCTATCAATAGTGATTGTTGTCCTAGATGGGGTATATTGGTGAATACAACAAACGCAGAAAACTATAGGACGAAAGTTAAGAGTAAGCTAAGAACAAATTTAGTTAAGAGGACCAGGGACTTTCAATATTAAATTGTTTCGATCTGGCATTCATATAGGTGCAGTTTTATTTCATCAACTAGGCATGGCAAGAATGCGTAAaggatattttatatttcatcacAAAAGTCTAGGACCAAGAGTCCCTAAGTgctgattaaaaaatatatcatatcatCCAAAATGGCTACTGCTTCTAACAAAGGTCAATTCAGATTGCATCCTTAATACTCAGAGCTTTCTCTGTACCTGGTCACTAAGCACTCTGCACATACTTGAAAGTTCCATTATTCCTATCGGTGGTATTTGCGTTGTTTTGCAGATGTCCATGTAAGACTTGTTTAGCTGCatcaacaaataaaaaattaaataatgtaAATAGATCCAGCAGTTGCCACCAAATTAAagtgatttttaatatttcattatagTAAAAAGCATACCTCCCCAATAGTTGTATCTTTTTTAGCCCTGCGGAACAGCACCACAGCCGAACACAGGATTATCTGCTCAAACAATTAAATGGGTCTTAGAATCTTAGCGAGGTAATACAGATATTTTTCAGACACAAATATAACTACTTTTCAACTGGTAGCAAGAAGTCAAGGATTCAAGCCTCTGTTGAGGCATGTGCGTAAGTATTTGAATTTCTGTAATATTTCATTACAGAAAGATAAATTACCTGCTGATGCTGTGGAAGGGATTGTATAGTCTCAACTACTGGCGATCTATAAGCCTTTGACAAAGCAAGAGCCATATGATCTATCCTCACCTGTAGTTACAGTACAGGACCAAATGATTTAAGTGACTATACAAAAGGTAACAGAAGGAACAtaattattagattatattatcCATTAGTTGAATCATTTAGAAGATATTCATTATAGGTAAGTCATCAATATTAAGAAACCTGTGGCTAGAACATCCTACACATGTTGACCATGTTGCAAACAATACTGAGAGTAGATATAGAATAAATTGTTTAAGacgaaattaatatttgaagaaAAATTCCATCAGATAAATTTGTTGAAAGAAATTTGTACTACTTATCATTCATAACAATTAGTTACAGCTAGCTGTTTTCTATCTAGCCTCCT
Coding sequences:
- the LOC108220944 gene encoding large ribosomal subunit protein uL10 translates to MAVGRGARTEKKIAYDEKLCKLLDIYNQILIVGVDNVGSNQLQGIRAGLRGDSIILMGKNTMMKRSIRVHAEKTGNTAILSLIPLLVGNVGLIFTKGDLKEVSDEIAKYKVGAPARVGLIAQIDVVVPPGNTGLDPSQTSFFQVLNIPTKINKGTVEITTNVDLIKKGDKVGSSEAALLSKLGLRPFSYGLIVKSAYDNGSVLSPDILELTEDDVALKFANALANVAAVALSISYPSIAAAPSMFINAYKNVLALSVATDYTFKQAEKIKEFLKDPSKFASTVAATAAPSGGQAAPAKEEAKKEEPEEESDDDLVSGLFD